Sequence from the Ascaphus truei isolate aAscTru1 chromosome 3, aAscTru1.hap1, whole genome shotgun sequence genome:
gctacgtcttccaccttctatgaagataccttcggtcttccatgtgtccttacttaaaccagtgtttcggagtcctcgcttttccaaaaatacttcttctccacgtccgattatgattcaaggtcaacaggaatacgaggtgcagtttgtcctggattctagaatttccagaggaggagtacaatacttggttcactggaaggggttcggaccagaggaacgttcatggattcctcaccgggatcttcacgcacctcgtctTCTACAGGCCTTTCATCgcaagaatccctccaagccttatcatggtcgcccggaggtcgcccctgaaggggggggtactgtgaggattctggagtcacgccgctcacggcgtgctcctcacttacctgcagctccgtctgggtctcccgcggcgcacgtggactccggaggcaagccgccgacagctgttcctcctatgcgcgcgcgcacgtcttcctctctcttctgctctcggagcagggcgtgggtccgcgcacgcagccgatggcactgattcacggaggcgcggccacacggaggcgctcccgcctcttaaaggcacaacacctcttttgatggccatcaccaaatacagtcaggctgctgggctttatggctcctcccctgggactccttctggacctatacctgctgtaaactggcctttccacacacctccaccttgctgcgctgctattggatcctctctcttatatataccttgcagagtcactgactcgttggctgagcatagaaccagttgttctcacctctctctgcctccttagtctatttcgcagacttcctcgtgaactgaaccggcttccgctacgtcttcctgtacctctggcatcccgaactcggcatacggctacacgactctccgcacctctggcatcccgatcctggcttacggtaaacgacaacgtccctctctctaaccccggacttggctaacggcctctctacctaccgtacctctcctaccccgatccggaatcccagaccactcttcaatcaagacgtgccctcgtggctgtgggtggcgttatttcctatcccacctcagcaccgcggtcccgtctcgtttgtggtgagcacatccttacatgcTCCAATTCTCATTGAGAAGATCCGATAGATCCTGCTGATAGCACAAATCTAAGAAATCTAGGGAGGGAGGTCCCCTCTATGCTCCGTTTTGTGTTCCCCCACAGCCATGTACACCATAGGTGTTGTATTTATCCAGCGGCTCGCCTGAGCGCATGACAGTGCTATACTCCTAATATTAAAATATAGTTGagacaggaacatgaaaaaagaTGATAGCACTGCAAAAAATGGGACTGGAGGTagtagtgaaaaaataaaaatgctttatttaagTGTGCATAATAGCCAGagctgaaaaaagaaaagaaaaaaggctcccctaacgcgtttcacgcccgtgtggcgactgtctctaaaaatatcaaatttacccagcttcaaaatttttggtcgcaacatcgccgtcgtgcttactataagcgcttgcaacagagtcaattgatttgtttcggagcgacgtcgcgtcgccaggcactataagcacaggcTACTGTAAGTCACGCGCTACCTCCACATTCCGCGCTCTGGCCCAGAGGGCTCTGTTCAGGAGCTCGTTCCCAGGGATGTCAGAGAGAACAGAACAGTCGCTGCATGTAATCCTGTAAATCGGGAATTTTAGTCAGGCATATGGCTTATCCTCATATTGTTCAGTCTAGACCTGTTATTGTTCAGCTGTCTTTAGTTGAGCTGTTATTTAGGCCTTCATCTGTTCCAGGGAGAGCCCGTTCTGAGCCTTGTTGAggtcagccattttgttttctacCTCATCTGCCCTTCGGCTTTGATTTCTTTTAAGGACTTTAGTAGCTCAAGCTGAAAGGTAAGTTTCATATTGTTGTAGAGATCGGCTAGATCTTGTTTTGTGTTGCATTGGGAGCTCGGGTTCTCCTCCATCTCAGAGTCCGATGCAATACCTAGGTCATATCCGCAGTCATGAGAAAAGCAGGGAGGTCCCCGGCGctttaggaaaaaaaaaaaaaaatcagacggCTTCTGGGagacacgttgtcatggcaatgtgccgTCAGAGCACTGGACCCAAtgtaaggggtgggggggaagagatgtcaggggggcgctggggagaaagattgcgcacccctgtgttaagGGATCATTCCTCCATGGAACACCTCTAGCAGGCGTCCATTTCACTGAGCACCGCACATGTACCCTaccacattcttttttttttaatactctggaGTGTTGTGGTTGGCGACAGATCTACATGCACCTATatgaaaccagagacagaacgtgaaacacaaacagagctcagtgcacatccagtgaaacttatacacggtacagtgcctaaatatatatatgtatagatatctattaaataaaaatggtcttttagtttaacattttggccaaagtgttgtaagcccctgagccactacacggcagaccacatctcaagggtccccaacactaatataaattcttaataacctgtgcattaccaggaagaatgatttataataaatctgtcaaaattagttgcatagttctaagtctgattgaagcttttattaacctgtacattaccaggaaaagcactctgtattagatttgtcacaatcatactgcaagcaagcaagttcccgtgagagtgggagatgctatggagtgagccttAAACcacttaaatgtgggagggggtgagcttcaacaagataggaagaaccaccctccaatcagctaagaccagctgaacaagaattgtaaaacatacaggacacctgcaagctcatattgaacccccaaaataaccacaacatatatgtaAGCGTCACAGAGAAGTGCTACTGAGcacggcaatatatatttaaaaccagagacagaacatgaaacacagtgCTGACTTTAGGCAAGCGAGAGACAGGTAGGGTGGACAGGTGCTAGAACCGTTCCTAATTACGGTCAGAGGTCACAGAAGGAAACTGATCCCTTGCACAAAGGGATATGTGGAATGAAGTCGAGCTGAAGATACCCCCATCCCTCATGTTTGTCGTCCGGTCTTGTGGAGTTGTGAgtcagtgtgtccccccctgtcTATTTAGTTGTTCCTGTGAGATATAAAACAGAGTGCTGCGGATGCGGAATTATATGACATTGTGTTGATAGATCTTTGTATGCCTGTACCAAGCACTTAATAAAAATTTTGGTTGgggaaaataaaaatgtatttactaaTGGCGACCAGGTGAAGGAGATATACAACAGTACTGTTGCGGGGAAAAAAATAATCCGTTTGagcccaaaaaaacaaaacatgtccATCCTCAGGCTCAACTTTGCTGCTTTAGCAAAGACCACAACTTCACGCTATCAATCTTTACACTGCATAGGTAATTTGGACTATCTTACTGCACAGACCAGGTGAATGGGCAGCCAGCGCCACTAAGGTACATTTCGTTGTCTTTTATGACTAGCACACAAAAAATTCTGTGTACCGATTATACTGAATTacttgctggggggggggggggggagaaattatGCCTCTGGGAGCTATCATCGGTTAGACACTCCCCTGGGAACAAGGGTTGCCAGATATACCATTGCTCCCTACAACCAACAGCATATTCAGTAGGAATACAGCCATTACAGTGGCATAAGGGTCCATTGCGTATCTCATGCGCTAACAGTCACTGTACACCATAGGGACCGTGCCTATTACACATATGGCACATTAATTGTTCCCATTATTAAACTGACGGGGTCAGCAGGTAGATTCAATATCTTGCAGACGCTGCTGTCCAATCACAGCTATCCACATGGCACATTCTCAAGGACAGCACCCAACAGATGCGGGTGCTAGCTACTAATTCCACTTAGAGCACCTGCCACCATAGGTGTCTTCTGTACTAGACTCAATATGCACTGATCTATTTACCTCGGTCCAGTTAACCATTACCACCACGGTTAGATTGGAAATACTTAGAGTACCCGTCTCCAGGAGGTGTCTTCTGTACTAGACCCAGTTTACACGGTGATCAACTTACCTTGGTCAAGTTAACCATTACCACCACGGCGGGGTTGATTTGGTCCACATGAATTGAGAGTACTTAGGAGAGCACCCATCTCCATAGgtagacaaaaaaacagcgcacaacgcaaatagtgaagtatgaaagtaacaagtgtatattaaaataggggataaatattctgcgtacatcaaggtattaggacaaacattgagtgtgttaaacacacaagttaccactcggcggccgctcatacaggagtcaggagtatgtttcccttggcaggcgtctgggacagcagctgtgatgcttttccttcctaggaacacctctgcattcagtcaccgtctctgtgggaaactcccctctggtcagctgggctccagacggatcgagcaatctgcagcctgcagacgcactgggagggtccccggattggtcagtgaggacctgggtggttcgcagagctctccatttagtgcagccacaagcaTATCATTGTGTCAGTTATATGGTGAATTCTCTAGTAGCCATTACTTATATTTACCATTAgtgtacatttattttctttCCTTGCAGAGAAGCATTGAGTGCATATCATTAGGGGATTTCTGATTCACTGGCCCACTTGTTATTCAGTTGCGCCTGCATATATTCTTTTTAGTTAATGCACATGTATTCACTTTAGTTTCATGTGCTATTTGAGGCCACAAACAAGTGTCAATTCCTCCCACACACCCTTGCAGCGTTTCCGGTATATTTATACAGTCATTAAGTAGCTACTTAAGTCGAAACAAATATAAAATGTGAGTCACTTTAATGTGCGACCACTATATGTTGTATAACTACCAGTCATTGAAGCATTCTTTGACACAAAATTCTGCAGTGGGTCGCATTTCCTGCATGTCTTTGTGGCGTGAATTTTACAATTAATTTAATATGTACtgaaataaaatcaataaaacaaACAGTAAATGAATACAGAAAAAAAAGTGGATGAGTGCTTGAAATTTATTGCATCTGGTATAGTGGCATTGATGTTTTAAATATTAACGTGTTACTCTATACTAATTAGTTCAGAGGCACGACTTCAATGTTTTTTTTCAGGAGGGTAACAATTTTAGGATTCATTCTTTTTACCTGCGAGCTGTCCAAAACTAAcaccaaattaaaaacaaacaaaacaaaaaaaaaaaaacaggatttcCGTCACGCAATAAATCTCAAAACTGGATTAAACCTTACGACATGAAACACTGTAGTTTGCACCATTTTTATGCCATTTGTTATCAGATTATAGGATATGATAAATTGACATACACAACTTCCAAAAATTGTCGTACATAATCGTATCCTAAATCCCCTTACGCACTCATCATTAGTTCCATGCTCattagagggggagggggaagaagagaaaaaaaaaccccacaccaACCCTAGTTTAAATACACAGTATTTAAAATCCAGGCCTCAGTTCTCATGTTTGCCATATTAAACAAAAAACTTATTTTCCTCCCCTGCATTTAGGACATTAAACACTAATGTAGAGCAGTTGCTTATACTGTAGATTGATccaagaatgttttttttaagcAATGGCATTTTAAAATTCAAAAATGACAATTAATACTACTATAGGTTAAATAACACGTGAGGGTGACAGCAGGTTCAACAATTGCAGCAGTTACAGTGGATAGTGCCATTGCTACGGAGACTCCAGTGTCATCTAATTACCAAGTGCAAGGTCCTAATTTTTAATCTCAAAATCACTCAAAAGTAAAGTGTTGATTTTTATAACCAAGGAACAAAAAAGGATGTCATTCACATTTCATCTCCAATCGTCAATCCAAGACCGGGGCTAACTGGGTCCCCATTAAAATCATGTAGTACAGCAGTGCATCAGGTATGAGCGAGTCAAGTGCAAATTCCTGCAATCAAGGTGAGAACAAAGGAGAAGACCTTGCAGCAACTACAAAAGTTAATACGATTTGTTCAGTAGAGGAAGGAATTCAGTAGTCATGTTATTCGGTGTTGAGATCACCCCACTGTGTAACAAAAGCATATGTAAACCCACAGTGTGTCTTACACATCACGCAAATAAAAATGTTGGCTCTTTATATCCAAAAAGCTTGAAGTCCCCTTCAAATCGCGCATAAAGGCGTTTGATATCCCTCTTGGATACTTTAGAGAAATAGTGCTCCACCTTGGATTTGTTATACAGCGTGATTCCTGGAGGAATTGTAGGGTATGACACTAACCGATCTATCCCCGCTTCCCTCAGGATGTATGGAGCATCTTCCTCTAAGGTTTCATGATGTCCAATCACATTGTAATGAATTTGGCATGGTGCGCAAAGTTCCACATAAGTCACCCAGTGAATTATATGATCACCAAACTGGAGATCTAGAAACCTGTGGTTAGGGTCCCCCAAATAACGCACAAAGTCTTGAAACAGCAGCCCCCCTCTGGACTCTGTACGATTTTTTCTGTACTTGCGGATGATGACCGGAGCAATATCGTGCTTATACCAGGGCTCAAAACGAGGGTTATGAACAAACTTATCCTTGAAAGCAGAAATTAGCCTTTCAAAAGGATCTCGTACAATGAAGAATTTGAAGTATGAATTCAGTctggaaaacagaaaaaaaaaaaaaagaaaaaaaaatatatcaatctgCATAAGAGGAAGAGaaccaacaaacaaacaaaaaaatccatTAACTGACTATGGATCTCCCAACATACTGCTTTGTAAATTGCTGTAGATAATTCTGGCAGAGCAGTAACATTATTTTGTTTATACAGATAACCCAAACCCTCAGATGCTTTCAGGTTGTTTAGTTTCTAcaacaaaatatacattaacagAAGTTAGGTTCATAATGTTGGGAATTCCTCTTTATCACCATCGAAGGATCTAATGTAAAAGCCCACACTGTAACTGTTCATACCGTTCTTGTATTTCAGATTCACTATATGAAGAGAGTCTCGGAAGGCCATTCTTTTCATGATCATGCACCACATTTTCTGGTATGTCTTCAATAGAAGGAAATGCACCtgttaaaaatataaaatcaGATAGAGTGAACACAGACCGATCTTCACAGTGTTCCAGACGTAGCACGCTTACAGCTCGGTGTTGAGAACCGTCATCATGTTATCAAAAAGATATGTTTAGGCAAAACTTAGAATAGAGAAACTGAAAAGAACATTACTTGTGACACGGTGTTATACATACACAAACCGGTCTATGCTGCTGTTAAAATCTATGTGAAATCTCAAACCTCAGATGAAAACACAGGGTTTTATTCTCAGGGCTTGCTCACATGGTTTTAGATTGATGCAGCCTTCGTGAGTATTGTGAGCACAGAGTGCTTATAGCAGCTGTCATgtactaaaccaggggtgcgcaaagtttctcttgcgccccccccccaccccgtctctctccttcGGCGTCAAATAGCGTTGCGAgctatgtgacgtcacgttgccatggagatgcatcGCTGGAACTCCAGTTAAGTGAAAAGTTCGAGAGGCCttgcgcgatccccggcatttatttgtaCTGCCTTCGgtgaagcgcggggcctctaacagccgtgcccccccagaaaatcacAACCCCACTTTGCGACCCACTGTACTAAACCATCACTGGTTTGAAGTGATCACCATGGGGTTGAGCGTAAGGTAATTTTAGCGctttgaatatatatttgttttacatttctgTTGGGTTGAAttaaatccttagcagcacgctcctagagggcaccactattagggtgtgaataaatgtatttagccaatccacctgcaactgcttattgagcagcttggGGGAGGCCAGTCCCTTCTTTTTCAAGTTATATAATTTCCTAGTagggtccctgtaaattcacttttcactcTACTTGCTTACATGTAAGTAAGCagcttcactggtatataccagttttacttcactaagttacataagcttatgcttaatatattaaccccttcagggtatatttcacagaacatttgtatgcatttagcatagggacctgctattgagacttaccttgacgttggttagtaggcttggcattatttgatcaaaggatgtaaccaaaagtctcctttatcttatagatttagttttcacaatgtatatttatttccccatttattgctatcccaatggaAGAAGCGCAGGGGTTCactttgttttttcacatatatatggccaatcctttcaccagcagcattCTCCTTACACCGAGAAAcgcagtgaatatatatttgaAGTAATTTTATACGGATATATTTCTAGACGACATGCAAAAATTGGCAAAGTTAATGAGGATTGCCAATtgctttcaaatatatatatatatatatatatatatatatatatatatatatatatatatatatatatatatatatatatatatatatatacacacacacacacacacacacacacacacacacacacacactgtatgctcatctgcatgtcttaggcaggtctgcaaccctgcctttcaccattatcacccagcacttccactgcagcaagggattctggggaataacatgcaaatgagcacacagtgccactttttgcttcaaaaaccatttttaacatggttccctataggcttaagcttgctgcatataTAGCAATTAAGTACCGTTTAAAACCATCAGAACTTTTTTCCACTGGGTATTTCCTACTTTTGGAGTCTGACAAAACAGGATCTTGTGCTTATCTGAGACGAAAATTCGGTCCAACACAAACTTGGAGACGACAGTATGCGAGCGGTTACTGATGGATCCATTTCTGCACATGTTTCGGAGTAGCTCCAGGCGCTCATTATGGAGAAGTTCTGTATGTGATGCATCTTTAAGAGGGGATTTAGTGGTCTTgcataaaaggaaaaaaaaaaaaaaaacacattatgaACCCTAAAATATTAATaactgaattaaaaaaaacaaaaacaaaaaaacagaacagGAAACACTAACCAGGCATTTTAAAGTAAAAACATATTAGCATGCTGATGCAGGGCAGAGATACAGTGCATATCTGCTGCTATTGATTCCATATTAGTACAACAACTGACATTTTAAAGCACTGGAAATTAACATTAAATATCACTGCAGACTCCACAGAGTATAATAAACAAAGAAGGACCGCTTGTGCTGCTTGGAGGGTGTAAAAGTGCATTATGGCAGACAGCTCCTGTAAATAATGGTGCGATTCAAAACTGCTTTGCTTTATTCTCAAAGGCATGAGCCGACGCTTTATTTTCCAGCCATAGCCAGTCACAAGATTTCAAGAACATTTAAACTTGAGCAGCATTCACCCCGCACCCCCCCTAATCTGAATGGTGAGCTCCTCTAGAGCTGTACCGCACTATTCTCCCTGCAGTTCATGAGAACTATACATAAAACTCTGTATTTGCAAAAAAATGCAATGGTTTCTCTTATATTTAGTCTCAACAGAAAGATCCGACCATGCAGTAATACTGCTTACAAATTGCATGCTCCCAGCAATGTTGTGGGCTACGAGACAATTAGCATTTCACATGCAACACAAGTTCGACATTTTAACTTTTGCTGAGGGTCGTTTTTCATTTATAATTCAAGTCGTTCAAATCTTTACTTGTCTACATTTCCACtccttttaagaaaaaaaaaaaaaaaaaagtttaaaatataATCTGCTACTATTCTTACCACAATCTACAAACCATTAGGAAtgctattttaaaatatatattttttttaatatatctttctCATCACAATCACACATCATGGCCTTTGCAGAGACAAAACCATCTGCCAGAAGATGGAGACCGATTAGGAAACGGTTTAGCTCAAAGAGTCGCCATCATGCATGCATGCTGAAACATATTGCCAAGCCTCTAAAGATTTGTTGCAGTGGTTATCCTCTTATTGATTCAACATGTTTTCTTAAACCAGCTTGTCATCTGTTCATATGTAAACATTCAAATCAATTCTTTTGTAGTTCTACAAATACCCATTACCCGGGAACTTTTTATGTGTAGTACCTAAATGAAAACCAGTCATTAGTTTAAAGCACATTTATTAGTGCACttgtatgcatgtatatttttatagtaCCACCAACcaggtacgcagcgctttacaattTTTACAACAACATTACAATAAGGAAATACAGAAATCTAGCATTGGCAGAAAGGAGAGTCTATACTTAAGGGGAGACTAACAAGAATGTATAATCGCGCAGTGTAGTTAGCAGTGGACTATTTAAACGCTTTGATGAACAGGGTTTCAAGAAGGGTCTTAAAGTTAGAAACATTGCTTGGTGAGCTCCTCCAGCGCTAAACCGCAGTAGTCTCCCTGCAGTTCATGATAAATGTACCTCTGTATTTGTGAAAAAACTATATGGTTTCTCTCGAAAATTTCCAGTCTCAACAGAAAGATCCGACCATGCGATAAAACCGGTTCTAAATTGCATGCTCCCAGCAATATCTTGGGCTAAGAGTCGATCAGCATCTCACATGCTACACAATTTCAACGCTAAAGATTTGAACTTCTGCTAGGGGTtgtttttcatttatatatttcaTTACCTACATTTCTCCTCCTTTTGTTTTAAAGAATCTGTTTAACAAATAATCCATTTCTGTTTTTAAAATCACAAATAATCCATAAAGATTTCAAGAATGGTGCCCAAAatgccataataataataataat
This genomic interval carries:
- the CHST10 gene encoding carbohydrate sulfotransferase 10; translated protein: MHHRWLLLIACFWVILMLMVASKFITLTMKDPDGYGIKHGSLTILPEIDKMTVTEVKKLLMESQTTKSPLKDASHTELLHNERLELLRNMCRNGSISNRSHTVVSKFVLDRIFVSDKHKILFCQTPKVGNTQWKKVLMVLNGAFPSIEDIPENVVHDHEKNGLPRLSSYSESEIQERLNSYFKFFIVRDPFERLISAFKDKFVHNPRFEPWYKHDIAPVIIRKYRKNRTESRGGLLFQDFVRYLGDPNHRFLDLQFGDHIIHWVTYVELCAPCQIHYNVIGHHETLEEDAPYILREAGIDRLVSYPTIPPGITLYNKSKVEHYFSKVSKRDIKRLYARFEGDFKLFGYKEPTFLFA